A stretch of the Archangium violaceum genome encodes the following:
- a CDS encoding LysR family transcriptional regulator, with protein sequence MKAAHESARLAQLDLNLFRVFDVIFRERNLTRAAEVLFLSQSAVSHALARLREQLEDPLFVRQGRGVTPTPLAERLAPGIQEALALLQQAVHRTRHFDARRDVGHVTLAMNDVLEPSLLPQLVSRLGERAPNVRVASVRLERARLERDLSSGRLDLAIDVAQPTGADLRHTLLLRDTFCVVSARRRKLDVSAYLAARHVTVSSRRTGLTLEDLVLSQQGYQREVAVRCQHYEAACRVVAGSDLLLTMPRRHAEAHKASLGIHLLPMPVVLPPVDLHLYWHRQVDGDPRSQWLRTELLALSGGLLGGSKQ encoded by the coding sequence ATGAAGGCAGCTCATGAATCCGCACGGCTGGCCCAGCTCGACCTGAACCTCTTCCGGGTGTTCGACGTCATCTTCCGGGAGCGGAACCTCACGCGGGCCGCGGAGGTCCTGTTCCTGAGCCAGTCGGCGGTGAGCCACGCCCTGGCCCGCCTGCGCGAGCAGCTCGAGGATCCGCTCTTCGTGCGTCAGGGGCGGGGTGTGACGCCGACCCCGCTCGCCGAGCGCCTGGCGCCTGGAATCCAGGAGGCGCTCGCGCTGCTCCAGCAGGCCGTGCACCGCACCCGCCACTTCGACGCCCGGCGCGACGTGGGCCACGTCACCCTCGCGATGAACGACGTGCTCGAACCGTCGCTCCTGCCGCAGCTCGTCTCGCGACTGGGCGAGCGTGCCCCGAATGTCCGGGTCGCGAGCGTGAGACTCGAGCGGGCCAGGCTCGAGAGGGATCTGTCCTCGGGGAGGCTGGACCTGGCCATCGACGTGGCGCAGCCGACCGGCGCCGACCTGCGCCACACCTTGCTGCTTCGTGACACCTTCTGCGTGGTGAGCGCGCGGCGGCGGAAGCTGGACGTATCGGCCTACCTGGCCGCGCGGCACGTGACCGTGTCCTCCCGGCGCACGGGGCTGACGCTCGAGGACCTGGTGCTCAGCCAGCAGGGTTACCAGCGCGAGGTCGCCGTGCGCTGCCAGCACTACGAAGCGGCGTGCCGGGTCGTCGCGGGCTCCGACCTGCTCCTCACGATGCCCCGGCGCCACGCGGAGGCGCACAAAGCCTCTCTTGGCATCCACCTCCTGCCAATGCCAGTGGTACTCCCTCCCGTGGATCTCCACCTGTACTGGCATCGTCAGGTAGACGGAGATCCACGCAGCCAATGGTTGCGAACAGAACTCCTGGCACTCTCCGGAGGGCTGCTCGGAGGCTCGAAGCAATGA
- a CDS encoding SDR family oxidoreductase has protein sequence MSTQRIFITGGASGLGRAIALRFGRAGWRVCIADVNDARGAETLQALAPLTSHAHYLRCDVTREEDLTATSEWLTANWGGVDVVVNNAGVAQAGAIEDVPLSDWQWILDINLLGVVRGCKVFTPLFKRQGRGHFVNVASMAGLLDMPRMSSYNATKAAVVSLSETLQNELADDHIGVSLVCPSFFKTNLGDSLRTSDPGMRTALTKLLERSPITADDIADQIFRAVEQRDFYVLPHKEGRRAWLMKKLLPRDIYSSMIQKRTRRLRGRTEAART, from the coding sequence ATGAGCACACAGCGCATCTTCATCACCGGTGGAGCCAGTGGGCTCGGACGGGCCATCGCCCTGCGCTTCGGCCGGGCGGGCTGGCGGGTCTGCATCGCCGACGTCAACGACGCCCGGGGCGCGGAGACCCTGCAGGCGCTCGCCCCCCTCACCTCCCACGCCCACTACCTCCGCTGCGACGTGACGCGCGAGGAGGATCTGACCGCCACCTCCGAGTGGCTCACCGCCAACTGGGGGGGCGTCGACGTGGTGGTCAACAACGCCGGCGTCGCCCAGGCCGGCGCCATCGAGGACGTCCCGCTCTCCGACTGGCAGTGGATCCTGGACATCAACCTCCTGGGCGTCGTGCGCGGCTGCAAGGTCTTCACGCCCCTGTTCAAGCGTCAGGGCCGTGGGCACTTCGTCAACGTGGCCTCCATGGCCGGCCTGCTCGATATGCCGAGGATGAGCAGCTACAACGCAACCAAGGCCGCCGTCGTCTCGCTGTCGGAGACGCTCCAGAACGAGCTCGCCGATGACCACATCGGCGTCAGCCTCGTCTGCCCGTCCTTCTTCAAGACCAACCTCGGCGACTCGCTGCGTACCTCGGATCCCGGGATGCGAACGGCCCTGACCAAGTTGCTCGAGCGCTCGCCCATCACCGCGGACGACATCGCCGACCAGATCTTCCGGGCGGTCGAGCAGCGTGACTTCTACGTCCTGCCCCACAAGGAGGGCCGCCGGGCCTGGTTGATGAAGAAGCTCCTCCCTCGTGACATCTACTCCTCGATGATCCAGAAGCGCACCCGCCGGCTGCGCGGGCGCACCGAGGCCGCGCGGACCTGA
- a CDS encoding DUF481 domain-containing protein, with protein sequence MLPVHTLLSAFLTFQTPAPAKPATPAQATTPEQSAVAAERAAASAERAAAAAERAAEANARMAEAIEQLAKGLAGTAAPAEPPPPPAPPAEKKEEAKKDVWDVTVGLGLIFITGNASTVTFNGLVTAESKTENWIYSVKATGVYGESRPPELAGAPEASQVVALNAALQLRGDRRFNEKLSGYLLAGAETDHVKSVEARGIGEAGIGLIWWDLKRKDGGDSFLRTDLAFRYARETRFQYYPTRVDLPDVSLGGPRFGATFRYAINRDVALLEELSVLPSLIEGSRLLVGNQTQLSVKLTQALAVTTTFLLQYDSAPAEGKVPTDTSLAVSATVTF encoded by the coding sequence GTGCTTCCTGTTCACACCCTCCTGTCCGCCTTCCTGACGTTCCAGACACCCGCTCCCGCGAAGCCCGCCACCCCGGCGCAGGCCACCACGCCCGAGCAGTCCGCCGTCGCCGCCGAGCGCGCCGCCGCTTCCGCCGAGCGTGCCGCCGCCGCCGCCGAGCGTGCCGCCGAGGCCAATGCCCGCATGGCGGAGGCCATCGAACAGCTCGCCAAGGGCCTCGCCGGCACGGCCGCTCCCGCCGAGCCGCCCCCGCCTCCCGCGCCGCCCGCCGAGAAGAAGGAGGAGGCGAAGAAGGACGTCTGGGATGTCACGGTGGGCCTGGGCCTCATCTTCATCACCGGCAATGCCTCCACCGTCACGTTCAACGGATTGGTCACTGCGGAGAGCAAGACTGAGAACTGGATCTACTCCGTCAAGGCCACGGGCGTTTACGGCGAGAGCCGTCCCCCCGAGTTGGCGGGAGCTCCGGAGGCGTCCCAGGTGGTGGCGCTCAACGCGGCCCTCCAGCTTCGCGGAGACCGGCGCTTCAACGAGAAGCTCAGCGGCTACCTGCTGGCCGGCGCGGAGACGGACCACGTGAAGAGCGTGGAGGCGCGTGGCATCGGCGAGGCGGGTATCGGCCTCATCTGGTGGGACTTGAAGCGGAAGGACGGCGGCGACTCCTTCCTGCGTACGGACCTGGCCTTCCGCTACGCCCGTGAGACGCGCTTCCAGTACTACCCCACGCGCGTGGATCTGCCGGATGTGTCGCTCGGCGGCCCCCGCTTCGGCGCGACCTTCCGCTACGCCATCAACCGGGATGTCGCCCTGCTGGAAGAGCTCAGCGTCCTGCCCAGCCTCATCGAGGGCTCGCGTCTGCTCGTTGGCAACCAGACGCAGCTCTCCGTGAAGCTCACGCAGGCGCTGGCGGTCACCACCACCTTCCTCCTCCAGTACGACAGCGCGCCCGCCGAGGGGAAGGTGCCCACCGACACCTCGCTCGCCGTGAGCGCCACGGTGACCTTCTAG
- the grxC gene encoding glutaredoxin 3 yields MAPVTLYTKTYCGYSKRAKALLSDKGVDFEDIDVTEDEARFSEMVERTGGGTTVPQIFIAGRHIGGLTELAEFDERGELDSLRGGESPATSP; encoded by the coding sequence ATGGCTCCTGTGACTCTCTATACGAAGACGTACTGCGGCTACTCGAAGCGGGCCAAGGCCCTCCTGTCCGACAAGGGCGTGGACTTCGAGGACATCGACGTAACGGAAGACGAGGCGCGCTTCTCCGAGATGGTGGAGCGCACCGGCGGCGGGACGACGGTGCCGCAGATCTTCATCGCCGGGCGGCACATCGGCGGCCTCACCGAGTTGGCCGAGTTCGACGAGCGCGGAGAGTTGGACTCACTCCGAGGCGGCGAGAGCCCCGCCACGAGCCCGTAG
- a CDS encoding SDR family NAD(P)-dependent oxidoreductase, which translates to MKVLVTGAAGFIGYHVCERLLARGDTVIGVDNLDASGDVTLKATRLSRLKAAPNFGFHRMDIRDAKSCRELFEGARPERVVHLAARVGVRSLASEATDYAETNITGFLQVLELSRQVGVGHLVFASSSSVYGAGTPLPFSEQAAADRPLSVYAVTKRADEMMAHVFSHQYGLPVTGLRLFTVYGPWGRPDMAPMLFLRLMLEGRPIVLHAEGMMRRDFTYVDDVVEALVRVLDKPPAGPPPYRVLNVGRGTSVAMARFVDLLEEQLRMKAWVELRPAQPGELEVTCADVTALERETGFRPSVPLEQGLARLVAWYRGREG; encoded by the coding sequence ATGAAGGTGCTCGTCACGGGCGCAGCGGGTTTCATCGGATACCACGTGTGTGAGCGGCTGCTCGCGCGCGGGGACACGGTCATCGGCGTGGACAACCTGGACGCGTCGGGAGACGTGACGCTGAAGGCGACGCGGCTGTCGCGGCTGAAGGCGGCGCCGAACTTCGGCTTCCACCGGATGGACATCCGTGACGCGAAGTCCTGCCGGGAGCTCTTCGAGGGAGCGCGACCCGAGCGCGTGGTGCACCTGGCGGCACGGGTGGGCGTGAGGTCGTTGGCCTCGGAGGCGACGGACTACGCGGAGACGAACATCACCGGCTTCCTGCAGGTGTTGGAGCTGAGCCGGCAGGTGGGGGTGGGTCACCTGGTGTTCGCCTCGTCGAGTTCGGTGTACGGCGCGGGGACGCCGTTGCCCTTCTCGGAGCAGGCGGCGGCGGATCGCCCGCTGAGCGTCTACGCGGTGACGAAGCGCGCGGACGAGATGATGGCGCACGTCTTCAGCCACCAGTACGGGCTGCCGGTGACGGGGCTGCGGCTGTTCACGGTGTACGGCCCATGGGGCCGGCCGGACATGGCGCCGATGCTGTTCCTCCGGTTGATGCTGGAGGGCCGTCCCATCGTGCTGCACGCCGAGGGGATGATGCGGCGCGACTTCACGTACGTGGATGACGTCGTGGAGGCGCTGGTTCGGGTGCTGGACAAGCCACCCGCGGGGCCACCGCCGTACCGCGTGCTGAACGTGGGCCGGGGCACGTCGGTGGCGATGGCGCGATTCGTGGACCTGCTGGAGGAGCAGTTGAGGATGAAGGCCTGGGTCGAACTGCGGCCCGCGCAGCCTGGGGAGCTGGAGGTGACGTGCGCGGACGTGACGGCGCTGGAGCGGGAGACGGGCTTCCGTCCCTCGGTGCCGCTGGAGCAGGGGCTCGCCAGGCTGGTGGCGTGGTACAGGGGCCGCGAGGGCTGA
- a CDS encoding acyl-CoA dehydrogenase family protein: MNFEPSDRSKDYRERVQRFIREHIRPVEGQYWTHARAAVHGGDWRRWRIPPIMEELKARARAEGLWNLFLPDAKLGAGLSTLEYAPIAEEMGHSFIAPEVFNCNAPDTGNMEVLYRYGSEEQKARWLTPLLAGEIRSVFCMTEPDVASSDATNMQATAVVEGDEVVLNGKKWWSSGIGDPRAKIAIFMARTPDAGTDRHHQHSMVLVPLDTKGVEIKRMLPVFGDYDAPHGHGEVHFRDVRVPRANIIGGPGMGFEIAQGRLGPGRIHHCMRCIGAAEEALDLMIHRGMNRTAFGKPLLNLGGNRERVAEARIAIDQARLLTLYAAWKLDELGALGAMTEISAIKVVAPNVLQKVVDDAIQLHGGAGVSNDDTQLAGFFAQARTLRLADGPDEVHKGLIARIELARRGFSKSRES; encoded by the coding sequence ATGAACTTCGAGCCAAGTGACCGTTCCAAGGACTACCGCGAGCGAGTGCAGCGCTTCATCCGCGAGCACATCCGCCCGGTGGAGGGGCAGTACTGGACGCACGCCCGCGCGGCTGTCCACGGCGGCGACTGGCGGCGCTGGCGGATTCCCCCCATCATGGAGGAGCTCAAGGCGCGCGCTCGGGCCGAGGGTCTGTGGAACCTGTTCCTTCCGGACGCGAAGCTCGGCGCCGGCCTCAGCACCCTGGAATATGCGCCCATCGCCGAGGAGATGGGCCACAGCTTCATCGCTCCGGAGGTCTTCAACTGCAACGCCCCGGACACCGGCAACATGGAGGTGCTCTACAGGTACGGCTCCGAGGAGCAGAAGGCGCGCTGGCTCACGCCCCTGCTCGCCGGGGAGATTCGCTCCGTCTTCTGCATGACCGAGCCCGACGTGGCCTCCTCGGACGCGACCAACATGCAGGCCACGGCCGTCGTCGAGGGCGACGAGGTGGTGCTCAACGGGAAGAAGTGGTGGTCGAGCGGCATCGGCGACCCGCGGGCGAAGATCGCCATCTTCATGGCCCGTACGCCCGACGCGGGGACGGACCGCCACCACCAACACTCGATGGTGCTGGTCCCGCTGGATACGAAGGGCGTGGAGATCAAGCGCATGCTCCCGGTGTTCGGCGACTACGACGCGCCGCACGGGCATGGTGAGGTGCACTTCCGCGACGTGCGGGTGCCTCGCGCCAACATCATCGGGGGACCGGGGATGGGCTTCGAGATCGCCCAGGGACGCCTCGGCCCCGGCCGCATCCACCACTGCATGCGCTGCATCGGCGCGGCGGAGGAGGCGCTGGACCTGATGATCCACCGCGGGATGAATCGCACCGCCTTCGGCAAGCCGCTGCTCAACCTCGGTGGCAACCGCGAGCGCGTCGCCGAGGCGCGCATCGCCATCGATCAGGCGCGTCTGCTCACGCTCTACGCCGCCTGGAAGCTGGACGAGCTGGGCGCCCTGGGAGCCATGACCGAGATCTCCGCGATCAAGGTCGTCGCGCCCAACGTGCTGCAGAAGGTCGTGGACGACGCGATCCAGCTCCACGGCGGAGCCGGGGTGTCGAACGACGACACCCAGCTGGCGGGCTTCTTCGCCCAGGCGCGTACCCTGCGGCTGGCGGACGGTCCGGACGAAGTGCACAAGGGCCTCATCGCCCGCATCGAGCTCGCCAGGCGCGGGTTCTCCAAGAGCCGGGAATCATGA
- a CDS encoding histidine phosphatase family protein: MGAVYLVRHGQASFGAEDYDQLSDMGIEQARVLGEALRARIPQVDAVFTGTLKRHAQTAEGCLASMGISLSPQRLAGFDEFDHTEVIARFEPRFADHARMVEALAGTPEPRRVFQEMFTQAVARWTGGGHDADYTEPWPTFQARCLRGLEELLQQLGPGKTAIVFTSGGPITAISRELLQIPVLHAFRLNWTLANCGVTKVIYSERGRYLSSLNEHGHFEGPRRALITYR; this comes from the coding sequence ATGGGTGCCGTGTACCTCGTCCGCCACGGGCAGGCCTCTTTCGGTGCGGAGGACTACGACCAGCTCTCGGACATGGGAATCGAGCAGGCCCGGGTGCTCGGCGAGGCGTTGCGCGCGCGCATCCCCCAGGTGGACGCGGTCTTCACCGGGACCCTGAAGCGCCACGCGCAGACGGCGGAGGGGTGCCTCGCCTCGATGGGCATCTCCCTCTCGCCCCAGCGGCTGGCCGGGTTCGACGAGTTCGACCACACCGAGGTCATCGCCCGCTTCGAGCCGCGGTTCGCGGATCATGCACGGATGGTGGAGGCTCTGGCCGGTACACCGGAGCCCCGCCGGGTCTTCCAGGAGATGTTCACGCAGGCCGTCGCGCGCTGGACCGGCGGTGGACACGACGCCGACTACACGGAGCCCTGGCCCACCTTCCAGGCGCGCTGCCTCCGAGGGCTCGAGGAGCTCCTCCAGCAGCTCGGACCGGGGAAGACAGCGATCGTCTTCACCTCCGGTGGGCCCATCACCGCCATCAGCCGGGAGTTGTTGCAGATCCCCGTGCTCCACGCGTTCCGGCTCAACTGGACGCTCGCCAACTGCGGCGTCACCAAGGTCATCTACAGCGAGCGGGGCCGCTACCTCTCCTCGCTCAACGAGCACGGCCACTTCGAGGGCCCGCGGCGCGCGCTCATCACCTATCGCTGA
- a CDS encoding NADP-dependent oxidoreductase: MKAFFIKKYGGNEVVQFGEQPKPALRPQDLLVEVHAASVNPVDFKIREGAVKTLVRNDFPLILGSDLSGVVVEVGSAVTKFKPGDEIFARLDKSRIGAFAEYAVVGEAEAAPKPRNLTHEEATSIPLVGTTTWQALLELGGLQKGQKVLIHAGSGGVGTFAIQLAKYLGATVATTVSERNIELVKRLGADVVIDYRKQRFEEVLHDYDLVFDTQAGETQQRSFRVLKPGGVLVSIAGKPDAKFARKWGLNPLLVMVLGLLSRKTTALARKHQVRFEYLFMRPDGQQLAEIGRLLTDGHIKPIIDRVFPFEQTKEALEYSQSGRAVGKVVIQVKKPAVARAASQDTA; the protein is encoded by the coding sequence ATGAAGGCCTTCTTCATCAAGAAATATGGTGGCAATGAGGTGGTCCAGTTCGGCGAGCAACCCAAGCCCGCCCTGAGACCCCAGGATCTGCTGGTGGAAGTACACGCGGCCAGCGTCAACCCGGTGGACTTCAAGATCCGCGAAGGCGCGGTGAAGACACTGGTGCGCAACGACTTTCCCCTCATCCTGGGCAGCGATCTGTCCGGTGTGGTGGTGGAGGTGGGCTCGGCGGTGACGAAGTTCAAGCCGGGAGATGAAATCTTCGCCCGTCTGGACAAGAGCCGCATCGGCGCCTTCGCGGAGTACGCAGTGGTCGGCGAGGCCGAAGCGGCCCCCAAGCCCAGGAACCTCACCCACGAGGAGGCGACCTCCATCCCCTTGGTGGGGACCACCACCTGGCAGGCCCTCCTCGAGCTGGGTGGGCTCCAGAAGGGCCAGAAGGTGCTCATCCACGCGGGCTCGGGTGGCGTGGGCACCTTCGCCATCCAGCTCGCGAAGTATCTGGGTGCCACCGTGGCGACCACCGTCAGCGAGCGCAATATCGAGCTCGTGAAGCGGCTGGGCGCGGACGTCGTCATCGACTACCGCAAGCAGCGCTTCGAGGAGGTGCTGCATGACTACGACCTGGTCTTCGACACCCAGGCCGGTGAGACGCAGCAGCGCTCGTTCCGCGTCCTCAAGCCGGGCGGCGTGTTGGTCTCCATCGCGGGCAAGCCGGATGCGAAGTTCGCGCGGAAGTGGGGGCTCAATCCCCTGCTGGTGATGGTGTTGGGACTCCTGTCGCGCAAGACGACCGCGCTCGCGCGGAAGCACCAGGTGCGCTTCGAATACCTGTTCATGCGCCCGGATGGCCAACAGCTCGCCGAGATCGGCAGGCTGCTCACGGATGGCCATATCAAGCCCATCATCGACCGGGTCTTCCCCTTCGAGCAGACGAAGGAAGCGCTGGAGTACAGCCAGTCCGGGCGAGCGGTGGGCAAGGTCGTCATCCAGGTGAAGAAGCCCGCCGTGGCTCGGGCGGCCTCCCAAGACACGGCCTGA
- a CDS encoding phosphotransferase family protein yields the protein MSPTPPLDEARAVRAGEELDVTAVDAWLKSQVPTLEGTPRVTQYAGGASNWTYRLEYANRDLILRRPPAGTKAKSAHDMAREYTVQKALKPAYPTVPTMVGLCQDTSVIGSEFYVMERIPGLIPRSRLPSGLHLDTAQTRQLCLNVIDKLIELHRVDYRAAGLESLGKGTGYPRRQIEGWSDRYEKARTWNVPSFRFVRDWLEANIPDDIATCVIHNDWRFDNVVLHPERPTEVIGVLDWEMATLGDPLMDLGNTLAYWVHADDNLLMRMTRRQPTHLPGMLRREEVVAYYLERTGLKPANWAFYEVYGLFRLAVIAQQIYYRYHHKQTRNPAFKNFWILVNSFDWRCRSIIKKKGGR from the coding sequence ATGTCACCCACTCCCCCCCTCGATGAGGCCAGGGCGGTGCGCGCGGGCGAGGAGCTCGACGTCACCGCCGTGGACGCCTGGCTCAAGTCTCAGGTTCCGACGCTGGAAGGCACTCCCAGGGTCACCCAGTACGCGGGCGGTGCCTCCAACTGGACCTACCGCCTCGAGTACGCCAACCGCGATCTCATCCTTCGTCGCCCTCCCGCGGGCACCAAGGCCAAATCGGCGCACGACATGGCGCGCGAGTACACGGTGCAGAAGGCGCTCAAGCCCGCCTACCCCACCGTGCCCACCATGGTCGGGCTCTGCCAGGACACGAGCGTCATCGGCTCCGAGTTCTATGTGATGGAGCGGATCCCCGGCCTCATCCCCCGCTCGCGTCTGCCGTCCGGGCTGCATCTGGACACGGCGCAGACCCGGCAGCTGTGCCTCAACGTCATCGACAAGCTCATCGAGCTGCACCGGGTGGACTACCGGGCCGCGGGGCTCGAGTCGCTCGGCAAGGGCACCGGCTACCCCCGGCGGCAGATCGAGGGCTGGTCGGACCGCTACGAGAAGGCCCGAACCTGGAACGTCCCCAGCTTCCGGTTCGTGCGCGATTGGCTCGAGGCCAATATCCCCGACGACATCGCCACCTGCGTCATCCACAACGACTGGCGCTTCGACAACGTGGTGCTCCACCCGGAGCGTCCCACCGAGGTCATCGGCGTGCTCGACTGGGAGATGGCCACGCTCGGCGATCCGCTGATGGACCTCGGCAACACGCTCGCCTACTGGGTGCACGCCGACGACAACCTGCTGATGCGCATGACCCGCCGTCAGCCGACGCACCTGCCCGGCATGCTCCGGCGCGAGGAGGTCGTTGCCTACTACCTCGAGCGCACCGGGTTGAAGCCGGCCAACTGGGCCTTCTACGAGGTCTACGGCCTGTTCCGCCTCGCCGTCATCGCCCAGCAGATCTACTACCGCTACCACCACAAGCAGACCCGCAACCCGGCGTTCAAGAACTTCTGGATCCTCGTCAACTCCTTCGACTGGCGTTGCCGGAGCATCATCAAGAAGAAGGGAGGTCGTTGA